The following DNA comes from Cheilinus undulatus linkage group 4, ASM1832078v1, whole genome shotgun sequence.
agctgtaggaaagtgaCATTTAAATCGGGACTGGACCGCTTTTTGGCTAAGAGCAAAGAGCAACACCAAAAGTCCTGACCGGCCTTGGCATCAGTTTTTTTCACAGTGATGCTCCGTGATTAACAATCTACAGCAGCAGTAGCCTGTCAGCTTAAGAGAAGCACATGGTGCTTgatgtcattttgtcttgttgctctgattggtccgtcatgaaagtgacagacagaatgttcctctAATCACCTTTGggagtttttgaaaagtcctgcccttcccaaacgctttttATGAGAGGTTTCCCacattaatgtgaaatatattcatgcagtgGAGATATGACACTGTCtatctggagtgtcaggttacgccctgtgattgactggcagcGAGgtcagggtgtaccccgcctctcacgcAATGACAGCTAGGATAGTCTCCAGACCCCTGTGAACCCAaaacgggataagcagtgtagaataATGGACGGTTGGATTAGGTTGGTTATTTTTGGTGCCAATGTTCACTGTAAGACAACActgattttggcagctattttgaattaagactttaaatttaaatttctttttttgttttagtcaacCTTCAGTCATTTCATTCTTGATAGTTTATTCTAGTTCTAGTCCATGAAAactcattttagtctcattttagtcccCTTGGTGAAAAGGAAGCttacttttttgtcagtttttatcaCCAGCGGTCTGTTTTTACCCAGTCTTAGCTTTGTTGCTCATGGTAGAATGGTAGCAgggaacattttcagtcatatattaagttgacaaaattgaCATTGATGCAAGATCGTGAAAAAgttaaaccataaaaatctaTCCATACATTTTCATGCTTGTATACTTGCCATCGTGGTCTTGCCACTGCAGGATCTTTAAGAACCAATCAATTCATAAGTATTGTCTGTTTCACATTAAGAAAAGCTGATCCAGTCAAGTGCTGCAATTGTTtagatttttcaaaatctatCCTCCAAATAGTTACTGTTTTGGGTtacattttgtgccttttaatGGTTTTTTTTCCCgtattatttttgtttggcTGCTTGtcatctttcataccatcagcaattacACTTTATAATTCTACCGTAAACTGATGAGAAGGACTCCAGACAATTgcatttcccttcggggataaataaagttattgtattgtattgtattgtattgtattgtattttattgtattgtattgtattgtattgtattgtattgtactgtattgtgttgtattttttttctgaactgtGCTGGTTGTTTTGGCAGCGAcacaatttcaaaacaaatttaaaatctCACTGAGGCTATTCAGGTAATAAActaggtaaaaaaaatgaattgcaAGGTAACACCTGTTGGAATGAATGCAAGTCATACAATAATTCACCATAAAGGCAGAtgatgtgtgtgtatttgtgctgtGTACAGTGTGTGTGTATCCCTGTGCCATTTCATGATGACGCACACTCTCACTGTTAGATCTGCTTCCTGTCagtgtgtatgagtgtgtgtgtgagatccGTTGCCCCGTTAATGGCCTTTGGGTTTAGTCATGGCTCTATGTGttgcactgtgtgtgtgtgtgcagtatTGTATGATTTGTTGCTATGGAAACATTCTCCATGCTGTCTTTCAGTGCAGAAGTCTGGAGGGACTCAACTGAAGCTGGTGATGTCATTCCCCAACTACGGACAAGCCATGTTCAAACCCATGAAGTGAGCCCCACAGCTGCAAAATCCAACATATCACCAATGTTATAACGAATGTACATGAATCCAATCCTCTCAGTTACTTTCCTTTGCAATAATTGGTGCTGTGCTATGTTATGACGGGGATAATAGTGGGAGAAGCAAAGACTGGGATTTGAATTCATTCAGACATCTGGGTGATGTGCTGTTTGATTAAATATTGGGAGGGCTgatgtttaatatttcataaTCTTGAGTAAGAGAGGCTTTTCTTGATGTAGattaatgtttgtttaatgCTCTGCAGTTTGACTTTACCTCTCCTTGGCAGGCAGGAGAGAGATGAAGAAACCAATTACAACCTCTACTACTTCTCCGACTTTGAGAGACACAATGCGGAAATCGCAGCTTTTCACCTGGACAGGTGCTACGTCAGATTTTAAACAACTTTATGTGTGcaaaagctgataaaacagcTACTTAATGAGCAGATGTTAtgcatcctctcctctccctttcctttcatttttctctgtctgtctctttccCTGTCCGTCCTATTTGTCTCTGCCCTTGTATCGCCCTCTCCTCCACTCCCCCTGCAGGATTTTGGGCTACAGGAGAATCCCCCCGGTGGTGGGCAGGCTTGTGGATGTGGTCAAGGAGATCAAAGATGTCACCACTGACCGAAAGCTGGCCCGGACCTTTTTCAACTCTCCCGGTACACGTTCACACTTTCtgcattattcatttattctgcTTAAAATGCTCATATTTGTGAACTGATTATGAATCTTTTTGAGTTGATTcctcttttctactttttttcctGTCTCAACCTCTTTTATCCTAATTTCTCctgccctctctctcctctctgtgctcCTCTGGCTCCCCCTAGTGGGCAGTGTCTGTTTCTACGGTCAGTGCTCCTACTATTGTTCAACAGAGCATGCTGTATGCGGACGCCCCAGGGACCTGGAAGGGTCCTTGGCTGTCATGCTGCCTGATCTCTCTTTGGCGGCTCGCAGGACCTGGAGATCCCCTTGGAGACGCTCATACAGCAGGAGCAAGCTGGCGAAGTGTGTTGGAGCAGGAAACTTGTGTTATACTGCCTTTGTGAATGTGTGATTATATAAAGGGATGCCAAATATTTTATGCTATATTTCCATATTAGTATGACATATGTTATCAAAGTAAAACCAAATGAATTTGGGGAATTCAACAGCAGGTTTTCTATGCCGGACATAACTGAGAAGAAAAGGGCAGATTCCAGTGCATTTATGCTGCATGTTTCCAGTTTTAAACATTGCTGAATTGATTTATATAAAATATACAGGATAAAACAGATTTATGTTAAAGAAAACCTTACCTTGATTGGATTACTTAAAtaaactatattgccaaaagtattcgctcacctgccttgactcacatatgaacttaagtgacatcccattctcatccatagggtttaatatgatgtcagtccaccctttgctcttctgggaaggctttccacaaggtttaggagtgtgtttatgggaatttttgaccattcttccagaagggcatatgtgaggtcacacactgatgttggatgaaaagacctggctctcagtctctgctttAATTCAGGTGTTCTagcaggttgaggtcagggctctgtgcaggccagtaaagttcatccacaccaaactctctcatccatgtctttatggaccttcctttgtgcactggtgcacagtcatgttggaacaggaaggggccatccccaaactgttcctgcaaagttgggagcatggaattgtccagaatctcttggtatgctgaagcattcagagttcctttcactggaactaaggggccaagcccagctcctgaaaaacaacctcaAACCATAATTCCCCCTCcatcaaactttacacttggcacaatgcagtcagacaagtaccgttctcctggcaaccaccaaacccagactcgtccatcaaaATGCCAGATGGGGAGGCGTGATTCGTCACtgcagagaacgcgtctccactgctctagagtccagtggcggcgtgctttacaccactgcatctgatgctttacattgcacttggtgatatatggcttggatgcagctgctcagctatggaaacccattccatgaagctctctaccactgttcttgagctaatctgaagtccacatgaagtttggaggtctgtagcaattgaatctgcagaaagttggtgacctctgcgcactatgcccCACAGCAtttgctgaccccgctccgtcattttacgtggcctaccacttcgtggctgagttgctgtcattaccaatcgcttccactttgttataatacccctgacagttgactgtggaatatttaggagtaaagaaatttcacgactggacttttTGCACGGGTGGcctcctatcacagtaccacgctgaaattcactgagctcctgagagcgacccattctttcacaaatgtttgtagaaacagtctgcatgcctaggtgcttgatttttatatgcctgtggccatggaaatgattggatcacctgatttcaattatttggatgggtgagtgaatacttttggcagtattGTGTATGTTggctgttttaaaaataaaacagaaagttaATATCTTCTATTTCTTCATGACCGAATCATATTATGATGCAGCCTTAATTTAAAGCCTTATCCTTGTACTGTTTCTTGTTTAAGATATTTATACAAAAGTAAAtgagtgttttctttctcagatGGGAAACGGAACCAGACTATTGTTCGACTGTCAAAAAGACCGCACCGTACGACAAAGGCTCCAGACTGGTGGACTTCATGGATATGGTCATACTGGACTTCTTGATGAGTAGGTTTATAgtcattttgctttattttaagaGGTCAAAATCAAAAGTAAAACTCTTTCAGTGTCATGGAAGGGTTAATTGTGGGACAGGTTTGGGTACTGCTGGGatgcctgtttatttcccctttaaacggtgccacatttgtaaggaacatgcatctgtggaatgagcagcagagctgagtatgtgggttgtgcccatgaaaaatatgccagatcttctctgccagtgtcaaacagcttattctgctgatgctatttactcttgttttgagcttctggtcaCCCAGCTGTTGataatcaggcacctgattagCACATTATTCCAGTCTTtagcgatgagtccagattctgcctacagcagttggatcACAGGGGTTAAAGAGGGGAtcacacacagagaaagctATGCTGATTGAACATCAATTTTTAGGACAAGGCTTATTCTTCTTACCTGGGAAAATGCAAATCAAAAAGCAGGTACATCATATAGCATTATGCCACATTTTACTTCAAACCCACAATACCTTTGGGGGCAAAGACTAACTTTATAATCGATATGGGGTCTTTTGTTTacaactgtttttttcccctcttagtTCACTTTACTTTATGTATTTgcacatgattaaaaaaattagatcAATACAATAAAGTTAAACTAAACTTCATGCGGGGGAGGTTAGCCTTTAACAAGCGTTGTTCTAGGCAGACATGTGATTTAGctcaaaaaaagaacaataaaatgGTGATATATATCTACATGTCATTATGCATTTCAATCATATCTAATATCtgttacatatttttgtcaaattaatGCCCTCTCTGTTGccttgtagcgccacattaGGTAATAACGCCCCAttatataataatgtaataaatgttCGATTCATCATGTAATAATGCCGCATTTTGTAAGCtactaagcggttagggttagggcaaagtagttgggtagggcataccttggagcccacactaagtcctttggttagggttattacattaTGTGGCGTTATAACATAATGTGGCACTACAAGGCAACAAAGAGGGCAttgatttgacaaaaatatgcCTTTTGAATGATTATAATAGACGCTGTTTCTAAAGTAGTTGATTTAAAGATGGTCCtctgtatttaaatgtgtattgaTTAAATGAAGTCTAGTAAAAAGGAAGGTAAAGTGTTTAAATGCCCTGTATAATATGAATGTTTCTCTGTggaaaattctaaaattctgaaAAGTGCTGGGCAGGTCTTGATTTAAGTTTAAATATACGTACATGCAAAATGtgtttgcattaaaaactgtAGTTTGTATTTTCCGAAGAGAGGAGCAGATGAGTTGTGTCTTTTAGGAAAACAAATCAATCTCGATTTCTTTTTCTGGATTAAGAACATTCTATGTAAATAAATGGGACAAGTGGCTGCTAACACAGTATAACAGTACATGAGATAAGGATAAACTAactgtaataaaaatgaaaatgccaaattattttgcagtgaaaaaactactcaaaataCCATTTGACttcaattttttcccacttattttgcattattttaaaaattttcatcCACAAAGACTCCTCAGAATCTGATATTCTGAGCTTGAGTTACTTCAGTATTGTCTatacttatttttgccattcattttgcatatttcttttgtttttgtaagaaaatataataaaaaatgattcatttatACTGAGAGAGtttgtccatttaaaacaacacaaacatggaTGATAGCTCTTCCTTTGCTTTGCAAATGCAGCCtatcaaaatattcattttaattaaaatattcaTAATATGATAATATTCATGAGCAGCAATGAGACAAATCATCAGCAAATAACAAGGGTTATGCATTATTGCAGAATTTAGGCAGAGCATATACATCAGAAATACGAGAGGGCCAAGGATTTACCCCTGAGGCACCCCTGCAGTAGCTTGGCTCTATTTGagttttcaccacttacagAAGCAAACTGTTCTCTGTCCTTTGGTAATCCACCAGAAAGTCATATTTCTGTGATTTTGCAATAATAATATTATGATCAACTGTGTTGAAAGCTTTTGATAAGTCCAAGAATAAGCCatgggagattttttttcatcatctaAACCTGAAGAGATTTTATGAACAAGCTATGAAAACacaatttacttttttattttttatttttaacaaaatccCTATTGATGACTTTACAGTTTTAACCCTTAAATAAGCTACATTACTCTCTCAAAAACCTtagaaaaatactgtaaaacagaaatatgctACACCAGGGgcatcaaactcagtcacagcagggtcCGGATTCTGggtttaggtctaacctgagggacctaacagggtcaccttttcaaccataaactgccaacctcattttcaccagtaatagaatatgaaaaaactttgcactgatgataaatcatttggaaattcaaaaaaataaaaatgataattttaaccCCTTGAGGCCtgctgtatcatatttgatacatacttttatgatacctctatctaatcagtATGATCAATAaagtactgaaaaaaaattctgaataaaatctggtaatgataaaaatgctctcaagtggattatcagttaccaaaaacacctaatgtatcaaatgagatacaaaaatatatatgttaaattgtATGGCttttttcagtagaaagtgaaataaacatttcagttccaaaaaatgagaattttctggctataattgaTGTATTCAGGTGTTAAAGGGTTAACGGTTCAAATcagagataaaaattccaacttattagttcagatcagaacacgatattaaaaatagaaaaacaatgtttttgaaGAGCAAATATATGGGGAGAAAGCTGAAATCAAGcttttgaaaggtcaaaatatgaggacaaatttgaaatcatgagtttaaaagttaaaatatgtcttaaaatttaaatttgtgaGTTTGATTGGtccaaatatgggattaaaaagccaaacttagaatttgaaaatgtcaaaatatgagcaagaattcaaaatgatgacttcaaaagttaaaaatatgatttaaattcaaaattgggagtgttaaaggtcaaaatatgatttaaaaagtaaacaatattcattcaaaatatcaaaatatgagaaaaaaattgaaatcatatttttaaaagtcaaaatataggtctaaaaagccaaagtaatgggttgaaaaggtcaaaatctgacttaaaatttaaaattgggaatctaaaagataaaaaatgtgatatataaagtccaaattctggGTTGAataggtcaaagtatgaaatgaaaagtcaaataataAGTTCgagttgtaatcttgagatgcaaaattgaaaatatgaaataaaacaccaatttttcagatttttatggcttatggatattttaaataatcaagttgaagtttacatttttatactggaggaaatctgcagacctcatactggtgggccagtcatagcacaaatatgatatgatcttgcgggccgggtgtAATCgttccacgggctggatttggcccccgggccttgagtttgacacccgtgcttTACACTAATACACTAAACTACCACCTCACGTTAGACCTATTATTAATCCATCTTGAAAATCTGCAATTCATGTgttcattaattttataaaaGCCCACTCCTGAAGAGAATCAGTTTACAAAATAGGCCCTTTAACTGCAGCTTTctgacaaacaaataaacaaacagaacaaaagaACAAGTTATGAATCTACTTCTCCCGCTTTACTGGTTGATTTTCCGGGATTTCTTGCACCCAATCGGTTCAGCGTTTACTGTATTTCTTGAAAATCGTTATCACCCTGCATAAATGTAAAACTATTAcgttttaaagcttttaaaactttcttGACCTTCAGCAGCTTTACAGCGCAACCACAGGTTTACTGTGCGTTACCATGGCAACGGGCCGTCACCGTGGTTGTGCTGACAACTTCTCTCAACAGCCAGGTACGAAAGTCACACAAGTAagttttcctcctctctttgttTAAGCTTACGTTGTTTTAAAGTATGTTTGACTGTAGGATTGTGTTTTAGtgcttttttgtttctctgtacGTATGACCCTCGGTGTTTTTAAGGACAGGTGCGATGGAATGCTCGACTTTGGTTTATGGAAGTGACGGAATTTAGTTTTTAGCCGTTCAGATAAGGTTAGCTTAATGAGGTTAACGCAGCCGACGTTTGCTAGCATAAATGCTGACTCACTGGCCTATGGGCTTTGCTAGCTCTTTGAAACTGTAATAAAGCAACCATAAGAAAGATGTAAGTTTTATATTGTCAGCAGTTTTGTATTCTTAACGTTCTTTCATACAACAAGGGTCTTCAGTTAAAACGAGACGAATCCGAGTATTGGTTACTCACAGACCAACCCTTGCATTATTGCCTGCAATATCTAGTACCAATATCTTGAACCATGGtgggcaactggtggcccgggggccgaATTTGGCCCTCATCCTCACTGTAATGCTGCCCTCAAGCTAGTTTCAAATATTCAGAAATTGTAAAAATTagggaaaaaatgtgataaaatctACCAAGAATATATGAAAGGTACAAGCATTTTGTACTGCAGGTGCAAAATTATTGTCTAAATCTAAATTATCAAAAATAGTGGTTTAAGTTTATATGTAAAAACAGCCCTGTTTGTAAGAACTTTTCCCAATAGGCTGCATCATATCTCATTATTTGCTCAACAAAGAAAAGTGGTTCTTACCTAAGCCTCTATTATGTCTGCTATGTTTacagcaggggttttcaaagtgtcggagagtgagcctcccccaagatgaaattattcattcggtggacccccacctcATAaagataaagattaaaaaaaaacattaaacaaccacaatttcaaacatttatgtctcatctttaaacatttttaaccctaatatatttttgatattttggtctgcaaatgtccttaaacatctgccctTCCCTCTTATTTAGTAGGAactaaatgttttcatttgtacggttgatgcaggattgcataacaGCAGATCATCCTTGCTTTTGATCAGTGCAGGTGCACTAATCAGTGACCGAAATTcttttcacttcctgttaaaaATTCTTCTGGTTTTGGTCACTAGACTTTTTGCTCAGTCTTAAGATGGCTCCAAGGTTTACACAGTcttatgctgtcattagcttgtACAGCTTCGCAAATTAAACACTATGACTTCAGCATCATAGGgaccaatgcaggaaaatcctaacttGAAAAGCTGACTCTTTAGCAGGGATACTCGACGCATGGCTCTGGAGCcatatgtggctcttttgtgatgatttgtggctcttgtatgtctcaatttgaaatattatttcaatATTATTATTTACCAGAAATCTTAAAAGTgggaactttgacctcagaaattatccattgcaagtcaaattgatcagtttgtttctcgcacttatacagtaggttttaatgttcaaacttaatagtcaacctttatttcttctctgtatatttccattgccattatttgcaattttgcccccccccctttttttttttttttacatttttttgccatttttaaccaattacgGTTggttttagcccattttttgccacttttatcctgttgttgccctttttcatcagttttagccacttttatcctgttgttgccctttttcatcagttttagccacttttatcctgttgttgccctttttcatcagttttagccacttttatcctgctcttCTACAATTTCTccccctttattgccacttttaagctgCCATTTGCTGTTAAATTGCCCCTTCCCcctatttttccacctttttttgtttttacatctttttgcccattttagtcacttttcactcattttttgctgcattttttgaccacctgtaactcaatttatttttactttgcaccaagttttgccactttgtacccAATTTTGTccattgtatgcctattttgcccccttttcaccaatttttaccacttttttgccgctttttgaccatgttggccacctttcactttttttttttctttttttttgccactttcacccatttatgccactattcaccatttagattgtggctcttgtaaaggcatttttcaacaatttggctgtttggttgagcagggttgagtaacactgctctatagcatagtccatATAGTAagtataagtctatccattttgctccatgcacagaggaagttagcaaagcaaatcgcctttttttctggtttatggtcctgcgcctcccctgaaggTCTGTGGcgcccccaggggaggcccgcctcacactttgaaaaccactgatttacagtAAAGTGCATTATAGTTTTAGTGACCTTGTGTACTTTATCTCCATCTCCATTTGTATCTGAAAATATATATTGTTCCAGTTTGAAGCACATCAAcatgtttgctgcatttttatcttttcttgtAGCAGATCCTAAGAAAGATGAAGGTGTAGATCAGCACCTCAAAGACTGTGAGCTTCAGCAGCATGTTTGGAGCCCCTTCACAGAAACAGCACCCTGCTGGAGCTTCTCAGGGCTGTGTTAAAGGCATTCGCTCCAAGATGCAGGAAAGGGGACTCTTACCACCTTTGTACTCCATGCAGCCCCTTGTCTCAGCAGCCAGACCAGCTACCAGACCCCTTCTTGACAGTGTCCCATCTAAGGAAAGTTTGTTTGGGGTAGAGCTCCCTCGTCTTAAAGCACAAGTAGGACCTAGGAGAGCCTCAGACAACACAAAAAGGACAGAAGGACCTGGACTAGGAACCAGCATTCCAGCCAGAACTGCTGATGGGTCTGCAGCTCATGGGTACACTGTATTactaattttttttgcatataaaggtttattttagatctcattttatgaattaaacaaaattggtttgagaaaaaaaacttaaaatgcagCAGTCAAACTAGCAACTGCTAAACTTTTCAACAAAAccaaagcaatttttttttatttaaaacatttatgcaAACCTTAATGCCATGTTCCCAAATTGAAAACCTTTGTATGCCAGTTCAACAGATTTTGATTTCAAGCATTTCTTGTAAATTCATAAccttgattttttcttttagtcCAGTAGCTTTTCTTTTGAGTTGAAAGGTTTtgctttgcatttaaaaattcaGCTTGCagtaatcaaaaaaaaaaaaaaaaaaaaaaaaaatcaattctttTCTCTTGTCTCTCTTGGAGTGATACAGGGTAACATTCCCATTTAGTACAAACAGTATGAAGCTTTGATGTTTGTCTGATACAATTTATGACATTAGCTTTACTTgtacaaaataattttggttGCAGTGTTGGTAATTTATCTACAAAAATCTCACCTTTAATAGAAGAATAAAATCAACCTTTAAAATTATAATGTTCAATTGGATTTTAAGTCACAGAAGTAAACTCATTCACTTAGATATTCTATgccatgggtgtcaaactcaagacccTGGTGCATAATCCTGCCAGTGGTAcagcctgcaagatcatatgtaatcataactggcccaccaatgtgaggtctgcagatttcctccagggtggaaatgtaaactaaaccttgaggatttaaaatatccttgttaagtcataataatatgaaaaaataaatatattagattacaagtcaggaatgagggaaaataaattaatttatgttttcatttcatatttcaattttgcatctcacaattgcAACtgaaacttatgattttgacttttaatgtcatattttgatcttttagatTAACGATTTAAAATTATGGGTtatatttcaaccttttcaactcatggttttgaattttttgtcatgttttgaccttgtCAGCTCctaacttttactttaattcccgtattttgatttttagactcacaatttctGATttaagctcatattttgacctttaaaactcataattttcaCTTCCGATcatatatttttgctttttaaaaacagtttgactttagatttcacgttttgaccttttaaagtattaagtttgactttttatctcagattttgagcctttaaaaaaatgatcattttgacttaaaaaaaacccctcaaaatcatttatcatcattgctaCGTTTTctccccataatttattactggataaaatgaggttgacagtttatggttgaaTTATGAGCCTGCTAGgctctcaggtcagacctaaattcagaacgtggcccctgctgtgattgagtttgataACCCTGTTCTATGCGATTTTGGAAGAAGTGTGAAgtgttattttcaatttttctcaTGAAatctttaatgctaaaatataaattataGATAAAAATAGTATTTTGTTGCCCCTATCAGGCTTGATGACGGGCAGTCTGTGAAAATGATGATAGTATGCACAAAGACTATCCGTTTCTTGGTAGGCTTTTGACACTATGTTAGATAAATAGAGATGCACCAGTGGTCAAAATTTGGGCCACTACTGatacaaatgtttacaaaaacaaTTTAGCAAAACTGCTAATGGTGATACTGAtttgttttattcctttttGTGTAATACTCCTCAAATGCCAAAATTTTGCTGCCGTGTTTGACCATCATAACACATCAAAGTCTTTCTCACAGGTGGCGTCTTACGCCCTGTAGAGGAattctttatttgtttcagCTGTTAGATATACCAGATGGCTGCATTAAATTGACTGGACACAGCAGATAAACACTagttataaatatattttatgcCACATTATTTGTTGGTGGCTGATACCATctgattttaatgttaaactgatgcatcatgcatccctaagaATTAGGTTAATATTATCTTCCTCCTAATTATTTCTGGGAACCATAGACAGATTTAGCTGCCAGCATTTATTCCCCAAATGGTTcagtcactgaaataactgcCCCTGTGTttacactttgtttttattgtttcagtcTTACAGGAAAGGATGAATCCATAAAAGTCACAGCTTGTAACAATAAAAGGATAAATACTGTGAGAGATGGGAGAGGGACTGAACTTAATAAAGGTCCCCTCACTGCCATCGATGTACTTCATATCTTTGCCAAGAAAAGAGATCATATCATTGCCAAGAAAA
Coding sequences within:
- the LOC121507791 gene encoding extracellular serine/threonine protein kinase FAM20C-like; amino-acid sequence: MKWRVRYRSRTICLSLAFLTIFLHLLLAFVSLPIYHQPCDPPPPPRTHILRDLAHFNHTSAGYSGPAEPPTDTARGDSSTKDANKEAKGHMQTLSDMGLTGKEKGRDPKNMPVNVGRDDGDREDTVESGLLKLEALFSHPLYNIPSPAIPEEDLLLKVRPKVMVSEKSSQMWVSAGQEGYEDIQWNSNSNSHPPWLRFHLGISRWQLYPHRDPNMELLTQQLATHRIVSAVQKSGGTQLKLVMSFPNYGQAMFKPMKQERDEETNYNLYYFSDFERHNAEIAAFHLDRILGYRRIPPVVGRLVDVVKEIKDVTTDRKLARTFFNSPVGSVCFYGQCSYYCSTEHAVCGRPRDLEGSLAVMLPDLSLAARRTWRSPWRRSYSRSKLAKWETEPDYCSTVKKTAPYDKGSRLVDFMDMVILDFLMSRFIVILLYFKRSKSKQLYSATTGLLCVTMATGRHRGCADNFSQQPGTKVTQDRCDGMLDFGLWK